The bacterium BMS3Abin08 region TTCGTTGTCATTCCCGCTTGTCGGGAATCCTTCAGCTTGTTCGGCATCACAAGAACGATTCCGGACAAGCCGGAATGACGAAAATATGGAACTGCGGCAGAGACCGCAGGGCGTTTGAAAATTGTATCTTTTTTTCGGTGTCATTCCCGCTTGTCGGGAATCCTTCAGCTTGTTCGGGACCACAAAAAAGATTCCGGACAAGCCGGAATGACTGACATAAATATATTATTAAGTTTTCAATATCCCGCAGTCTCTGCTGTGGGGTTTCCTTATACTTCCTTCCCTTAACAAAGGGCAAAGCGCATAGCGTAGTGGGGGTGATTAAGATGATAATAAAGGAGGATTTGATATGAAGGTCGGGTTTATAGGACTGGGCAACCTTGGAAAGGCACTGGTGGGCAGGCTTGTCTCCGAAGGAGTGAACCTGACCGTATGGAACCGGACCAGGGAGAAGGCATCGGGCCTCGATCTCCCCATTGCGGACAGCCCTGCCGCCCTTATCGGCATGGTTGATGTGCTCTTTCTCAATCTCTTTGACAGCAAGGCCGTCGGTTCCGTGCTGACAGGTGATGAAGGTATTCTGAAGGCCGGATGCAGAGGCAAGATAATCATTGATACCACAACAAACCACTTCAGTTCAGTCGGGAGTTTTCATGAGTTACTCGCCGGTGCCGGTGCATCGTACCTTGAAGCACCTGTCTTGGGAAGTGTTGTCCCGGCATCAAAGGGGCTCCTTACCATCCTTGTAAGCGGTAAAAGGCCCGCCTATGAAGAGGCGCTTCCCTATCTTGAAAAGATCGGCAAGGATATCTTCTACCTCGAGGAACCCGCGCTGGCAACAAAGATGAAGCTCATCAACAACCTTGTCCTCGGCTCATTCATGGCTACCCTTGCAGAGGCCATAGTCCTCGGAGAAAAGACCGGTATTGATAAGGAAACGGTGATCGATATACTCTCATCAGGGGCGGGGAACTCCCTGGTCCTTAACGCAAAGAGGGAAAAGATCATCAATGAGGACTTCTCCACCCATTTCTCCTCATCCCTGATATACAAGGATCTCCACTACCTCCAGGATCTGGCACGGACCCTCAAATCCCCGGCCTTCACCGCGAGCGTAACAAAGGAACTCTTTGCAATGACCTTACTTAGGGGGATGGAGGACCTCGACTTCTCAGCCATATACAGGGTACTTAAGGACTGATCAGGGGCGGATAAAAGGGCTATGCTTCAATCTCTATCCTGGTTCCCCTTACAATTTCTTCCGCCCTTTTCTTCAATTTAACTGCAAAGGGATCGTTACCTTTAAGCGCCTTTTCCACTGCATCAAGAGCGTCATAATAAACATCCCAGGCCTCCTTCTCCCTGCTGTAGAGGTCTTTCACAAGGCCGGGATTACCTCCTGTCACTCCCGAGATCTTTCTTAATCTTCCGATCCCCGTCTTAAGGAGTTCATAGCCCCTTTCGTCACGGTTTTCAAAGAAGGTTGCGGCCTTGAGTGCAAGACGGAGATAGGCCATGGTAAAGGGCATGGGCGAGATAAAGCATCCCGTAAAGGGATCGAGGAGCGCCTTTGTTCTCCGTGCCGGCCATGGGAGCGCCCTTGCATAAAGGGAAAACCACACCAGCCTGATATAATCACCTACGGTCTTCCCCAGGGCAGCGCTCTTTATTGCCTCCCCGGCAAAGACCTCCTTGTCGTGTCTCATAACAAGACCGTCCTTGTGGACGTACCTGAGATAGGGAGGGGGTTCTCTGAACAGGACCGACATGATATATGCCTGGTCCTCCGCCCTTCCGATGAAGGTCGGCGTAAAGGGACGGTATCTCCTGAGACTGCCGATCAGTATCCCCGTTGTGCCGCCCGTAACATGCACTCTCTGAATACAGCAATTACACCCGTCCAGGGGATCACCATCATACCTGGTCATCATCTCCGCCTCTGTTGAAAGGGCCTGTGGAAGGGTGCTGTAAAATATGAGTTCGTCTCCTCTGATTTCCTCCGAAGGAAAACCCACATCGGGAGTAAAGATGGATTTACCGATGTCCCGCTCATTGACGAGGGCACCGGCCAACATGCCCAGGTGAACCGGATCACCATCGCTGTCAAGGCCCTCGGCGCCCCAGAGGGGGCTTTTCAGATGTTCAAAGGCCGAAAGCCCTGTCTCCCCGACCAACTCGGACTGGGGGAAGACCTGGTCAAGGTCTATCTTGAAGGCGGCCCCCACTTCGGGGTCGATAAACACCTGCCAGAGGGCCGTGACGGCCTTAAGGAAACTGTAATGCCTTCCGTATTCACCGTCAACGCCGAAGACCCCCTTCAGGAGCGCTTCACCGTCATACCCGAGAAACCTTCGGGCCACAGGAGCGAGGATCTCCTCGACAAGCGCCGTTGTGTCAGCCTCCGTAAAGATGTATACCTTGAGGTCTTCGGTCCCCTTTGCCTTTCTGAGTTCTCCCTCTATATACTCCTTAGCACAGGACTGAAGTCCCCTGTGAGT contains the following coding sequences:
- the Hgd gene encoding 2-(hydroxymethyl)glutarate dehydrogenase; the protein is MKVGFIGLGNLGKALVGRLVSEGVNLTVWNRTREKASGLDLPIADSPAALIGMVDVLFLNLFDSKAVGSVLTGDEGILKAGCRGKIIIDTTTNHFSSVGSFHELLAGAGASYLEAPVLGSVVPASKGLLTILVSGKRPAYEEALPYLEKIGKDIFYLEEPALATKMKLINNLVLGSFMATLAEAIVLGEKTGIDKETVIDILSSGAGNSLVLNAKREKIINEDFSTHFSSSLIYKDLHYLQDLARTLKSPAFTASVTKELFAMTLLRGMEDLDFSAIYRVLKD